One genomic segment of Rivularia sp. PCC 7116 includes these proteins:
- a CDS encoding Tex family protein — translation MLNIPQLLATEINLKPFQVQNALELFAEGATIPFVARYRKERTGEMNETQLRDLSDRFTYLTELEDRKSVILNAIDEQGKLTAELKKQIELCLQKTELEDLYLPFRPKRRTRATIAKEKGLDKLAEFIKSLNVKNGASSNLNAEAAKYINLENPEKEVKTAEDALKGASDIFAEEVAEKASLRAYLREMLLEEGVFVSSIKDEHPEGTTKYEMYRDYQIRVRNIAPHNMLALCRGEKEKILSYEIAFDEDYVLEYLESQEIRSRQPEIRKFYQQMLKDAFNRLMKNSLTNEVISEKKQYADIESIKTFETNLRNLLLSAPAGMKPAVAIDPGFRTGCKVAILDETGKFLEYQAIFPHTGAGKRSEAAKTLQNLMEKYKVELIAIGNGTASRETDEFVMEVLQNMQIKPIKVMVNESGASIYSASKVAIEEFPDLDITVRGAISIGRRLQDPLAELVKIDPKSIGVGQYQHDVDQKLLKKKLDETVESCVNYVGVDLNTASKQLLTSVSGISSTVANNIVQYRNENGAFKNRRQLLKVPKLGPKAFEQAAGFLRIRGGENPLDNTAVHPESYAVVKNIATDLKVELKQVTKIAENLKKADLKKYVTDKVGEPTLRDIIGELEKPGRDPRAEFKYATFKEGVNEISDLEEGMVLEGIVTNVANFGAFVDVGVHQDGLVHISQLANQFVRDPKEIVKVGEVVKVKVLEVNQKLKRIGLSMKAVSQ, via the coding sequence ATGCTGAATATTCCCCAATTGTTAGCTACCGAAATCAATCTTAAACCTTTTCAGGTGCAAAACGCCCTAGAACTGTTTGCTGAAGGTGCAACTATTCCCTTCGTAGCACGCTACCGTAAAGAGCGTACTGGGGAGATGAATGAAACTCAGTTGCGCGATTTATCTGATAGGTTCACTTATCTTACAGAATTAGAAGACAGAAAATCAGTAATATTAAATGCTATTGACGAACAAGGTAAACTCACCGCTGAATTAAAAAAGCAAATCGAATTATGTTTACAAAAAACGGAATTGGAAGATTTATATTTACCATTTCGTCCCAAACGTCGTACTCGCGCTACTATTGCGAAGGAAAAGGGACTTGATAAGTTAGCTGAGTTTATTAAGTCGCTAAATGTGAAAAATGGAGCTTCAAGCAATTTGAATGCAGAAGCAGCTAAATATATTAATCTAGAAAATCCAGAAAAAGAAGTCAAAACCGCAGAAGATGCGCTTAAAGGTGCCAGCGACATCTTCGCGGAAGAAGTAGCAGAAAAAGCTTCTTTGAGAGCGTATTTACGTGAAATGCTTTTAGAAGAAGGAGTATTCGTTTCCAGCATCAAAGACGAACATCCCGAAGGTACGACAAAATATGAAATGTACCGCGATTATCAAATTCGAGTTCGTAACATTGCTCCTCATAATATGCTGGCTTTGTGTCGGGGAGAAAAGGAAAAGATATTAAGTTACGAAATTGCTTTTGATGAAGATTATGTGCTTGAATATTTAGAATCTCAGGAAATTCGCAGCAGACAGCCAGAAATTCGCAAGTTTTATCAGCAGATGCTCAAAGATGCATTTAACCGCTTGATGAAAAATTCGCTGACGAATGAAGTAATTTCGGAGAAAAAACAATATGCTGATATTGAATCAATCAAGACATTTGAAACTAATCTACGTAACTTGTTATTGTCGGCACCAGCAGGAATGAAACCGGCAGTAGCGATAGATCCCGGATTTAGAACCGGGTGTAAGGTGGCAATATTAGACGAAACCGGGAAATTTTTAGAGTATCAAGCCATATTTCCCCATACCGGAGCCGGGAAACGCAGCGAAGCCGCCAAAACGCTGCAAAATCTCATGGAAAAATATAAAGTTGAATTAATCGCCATCGGTAACGGTACAGCTTCCCGCGAAACCGACGAATTTGTTATGGAAGTTTTGCAAAATATGCAAATCAAACCAATCAAAGTCATGGTAAACGAATCCGGTGCATCTATATATTCAGCCAGCAAAGTAGCCATAGAAGAATTCCCCGATTTAGATATTACCGTCCGTGGAGCAATTAGTATAGGTCGTCGTTTGCAAGATCCTTTAGCCGAATTAGTAAAAATTGACCCCAAATCCATCGGAGTGGGACAATATCAACACGACGTAGATCAAAAATTGCTCAAAAAGAAACTAGATGAAACTGTAGAAAGTTGCGTTAACTACGTAGGAGTTGACTTAAATACAGCATCCAAACAACTTTTAACATCAGTTTCCGGAATTTCATCCACCGTTGCCAATAATATAGTTCAATATCGCAACGAAAACGGAGCCTTCAAAAATCGCCGACAATTATTAAAAGTACCAAAATTAGGACCAAAAGCATTTGAGCAAGCAGCAGGTTTCTTAAGAATTCGCGGTGGTGAAAATCCTTTAGATAATACCGCAGTGCATCCCGAAAGTTATGCAGTAGTGAAAAATATTGCAACAGATTTGAAAGTAGAATTAAAACAAGTTACCAAAATAGCCGAAAATCTCAAAAAAGCCGATTTGAAAAAGTACGTTACCGATAAAGTTGGGGAACCCACATTAAGAGATATTATCGGGGAATTAGAAAAACCTGGAAGAGATCCACGGGCTGAATTTAAATATGCCACCTTCAAAGAAGGAGTTAACGAAATTTCCGATTTAGAAGAAGGAATGGTATTAGAAGGAATTGTGACAAACGTTGCTAACTTTGGTGCTTTTGTAGATGTAGGAGTGCATCAAGATGGATTGGTGCATATATCCCAGTTAGCAAATCAATTTGTCAGAGATCCCAAAGAGATAGTTAAAGTTGGGGAAGTTGTGAAAGTTAAAGTTTTGGAAGTTAATCAGAAGTTGAAGCGGATTGGTTTGTCGATGAAAGCCGTGAGTCAATAA
- a CDS encoding adenosine kinase, which translates to MTAGQNNSKSVDVFGVGNAMVDILAMVEDDFVKKNDLSKGGMTLMDSEKQGHLLRELKHHSLELSSGGSAANTMIAIAQSGGKGFYSGKVSRDTNGEFYREDLIEAGIGFDVHPTEENHGSTGTCLVLTTPDAERTMCTHLGVSTNLATTDIDVDKLAQCKYSYVEGYLWDAPDPKKASIETMEQSKRHDVKVAFTFSDLFLVSRFNDDFHKLVSEYCDVVFCNADEVRNFFGSESLEDCASKLGEIVDTAFVTDSANGCLVVENKNVVRVPGFQVKAIDTVGAGDSFAGGVLYGLTNGLNAQQSARWGNYMASCIVEVHGARLDKSMADKVSEIVAS; encoded by the coding sequence ATGACAGCAGGGCAAAACAATTCTAAATCAGTGGATGTTTTTGGCGTGGGTAACGCTATGGTAGACATCTTGGCAATGGTAGAAGATGATTTCGTTAAGAAAAATGACCTAAGTAAGGGTGGCATGACTCTTATGGATTCGGAAAAGCAAGGTCATTTATTGCGGGAGTTGAAACACCATTCACTGGAATTAAGTTCCGGAGGTTCTGCTGCTAATACAATGATTGCGATCGCGCAAAGTGGTGGCAAGGGTTTTTATTCGGGTAAGGTTTCTCGCGATACTAATGGTGAGTTTTATCGTGAGGATTTAATCGAAGCTGGAATTGGGTTTGATGTCCACCCCACGGAAGAAAATCATGGTTCGACTGGGACTTGTTTGGTTTTAACAACTCCGGATGCTGAACGTACTATGTGTACGCATTTAGGAGTTTCTACAAATTTAGCTACCACAGATATTGACGTAGACAAATTAGCTCAATGCAAATATAGTTATGTCGAAGGTTACCTTTGGGATGCACCCGATCCAAAGAAAGCTAGTATTGAGACTATGGAGCAATCAAAGCGTCATGACGTAAAAGTTGCTTTTACCTTCTCCGATTTATTTTTGGTAAGTCGTTTTAACGATGATTTTCATAAGTTAGTTTCCGAATACTGCGATGTTGTATTTTGCAACGCTGATGAAGTTCGTAATTTCTTCGGAAGCGAATCTTTAGAAGATTGTGCCAGCAAACTCGGCGAAATAGTTGACACTGCATTTGTTACCGATAGTGCTAATGGTTGCTTGGTAGTAGAAAATAAAAACGTTGTTCGTGTCCCCGGATTTCAGGTTAAAGCTATTGATACCGTTGGTGCGGGAGATTCCTTTGCTGGGGGAGTATTATATGGATTAACCAATGGCTTGAATGCTCAACAATCAGCACGTTGGGGTAATTACATGGCTTCTTGTATAGTAGAAGTTCACGGCGCTCGCTTGGATAAATCAATGGCTGACAAAGTTTCTGAAATTGTCGCAAGCTAA
- a CDS encoding 2Fe-2S iron-sulfur cluster-binding protein → MPNYKVRLINQDIGLDRIIEVPRNEYILDIAEDENIRLPSGCKQGNCSACVAKIISGKVDQSEQKFLRTQEIEAGYTITCVAYPLSDCTLETHQEQVLYNSSLYFKSDS, encoded by the coding sequence ATGCCAAATTACAAAGTACGCTTAATCAACCAAGATATCGGATTAGATCGCATCATCGAAGTACCACGAAACGAATATATTTTAGATATAGCCGAAGACGAAAATATCCGTTTGCCATCTGGGTGTAAACAAGGGAATTGTTCTGCCTGTGTAGCGAAAATAATCAGTGGCAAAGTAGACCAAAGCGAGCAAAAATTTCTTCGTACCCAGGAAATCGAAGCCGGTTATACTATCACCTGTGTTGCCTATCCCTTATCTGATTGCACCTTAGAAACTCATCAAGAACAAGTTTTATATAACTCTTCCCTTTACTTTAAATCCGATTCGTAA
- a CDS encoding phage holin family protein, whose product MLGIFLTTLATALSLLIVDIVVPGVNLANFPSAMIAGLIIGLVNGSIKPIISTLSLPINLLTLGAFSLVVNGFCFWLAAALTPGFAVHGLIAFFVGPVILSLGNTFISNYFAERNLLEGKANNAELPSS is encoded by the coding sequence ATGTTAGGCATATTTTTAACAACCTTAGCAACTGCATTAAGCTTGCTTATTGTAGATATAGTAGTTCCAGGTGTGAACTTAGCAAATTTCCCATCGGCAATGATTGCTGGCTTAATAATTGGTTTGGTAAATGGCTCAATTAAGCCTATAATCTCAACACTATCCTTACCCATCAACTTATTAACATTAGGAGCATTTTCCCTTGTAGTTAACGGATTTTGTTTCTGGTTGGCAGCAGCTTTAACTCCTGGATTCGCAGTTCATGGACTTATCGCTTTCTTCGTAGGTCCCGTTATCTTATCTTTGGGTAACACCTTCATCAGCAACTACTTTGCAGAAAGAAATCTTCTTGAAGGTAAAGCAAACAACGCTGAATTACCTTCTAGCTAA
- a CDS encoding YqaE/Pmp3 family membrane protein — protein MKLLLGLLVPPVGIFLTYGVGPTLFINIGLTLLGWLPGSIHAIWAISKHNEMERTI, from the coding sequence ATGAAACTTTTACTTGGTTTACTCGTACCCCCCGTTGGTATTTTCTTAACTTATGGAGTTGGTCCTACCTTATTTATTAATATTGGATTAACTTTATTAGGATGGCTTCCCGGAAGTATTCACGCTATATGGGCAATTTCCAAGCATAATGAAATGGAAAGAACTATATAA
- the petJ gene encoding cytochrome c6 PetJ: MRNFIQFVLFTILLFIICLQQPVLADTVDGAKIFSANCAGCHINGGNIIRRGKNLKIKALKKYKMDSVEAIYNIVTYGKNNMSAYKDRLTESEIQAVSIYVLKQAENNWRKQ, encoded by the coding sequence ATGAGAAATTTTATTCAATTTGTCTTATTTACAATTTTATTATTTATAATTTGTCTGCAACAACCAGTTTTAGCGGATACTGTCGATGGAGCAAAAATATTTTCAGCAAATTGCGCTGGTTGTCATATTAATGGGGGCAATATAATTCGACGCGGTAAAAACTTGAAAATTAAAGCTTTAAAAAAATATAAAATGGATTCGGTAGAAGCGATTTATAATATTGTGACATACGGTAAAAACAATATGTCAGCCTACAAAGACCGTTTAACCGAATCAGAAATACAAGCCGTATCTATCTACGTTTTAAAGCAAGCTGAAAATAATTGGCGAAAACAGTGA
- a CDS encoding polysaccharide biosynthesis tyrosine autokinase, with translation METYSFKPSTGNRDIDYAPQLLQAQPIPWAETEENDWDLGQFFSIIKRRCLAILGVTSLVMAGVVTFSLNQEQQYESKFQILAEAVNSEDNDVPTIIEGNFGKSGLDYETQIQVLKSPQLMATIVKDLQASYGDIDYESLMESLRIIRLGETKIIEVAYQANDRAKTKAVLDKLAQAYLKYSLENRQTHLRQGINFVETQLPTIQERVNKLQKELQEFRQKQDFLKPETQAEQIANQLKILSEQRVEADKNLADAYSSFKNLQSQQGALALLDDAPVYQQLIVQLRQVESEIAGESTRFRENSIPIQNLREKRQKLLPLLRQEAQRVLYIKRAQAASELENLQQQSQVLAATEQQLQKKIEQLPYINRKYTELITELQVATDSLNRFLATREKLQVEAAQTQIPWQLIQAPVLPEDSIYPSIPRNLILGFVASALLGIGSGLLIEKLDTRYHSIEALKENLRLPLLANIPLEKRLSHSQKQLAFENNINETVNLLPQSTQTAQILSHQETAIEKNSKPSRLSEAFRVLHANIQLLSSDEKINSLVITSAMSGDGKSTVAFHLAQAASAIGRRVLLVDTDMRRPDIHNLASLNNHYGLSNLISGNINLESAIQKISSMAGLSVITAGPIPPDPIKLLSSQKMRLITEELHSQFDLVIYDTPPLVGLADANLLAPYTDGVVVVTRIHQTDRSVMMQALDSLKMARTNVLGMVVNGDNTKKYYSYY, from the coding sequence ATGGAGACATATTCTTTCAAACCCTCAACTGGTAATCGAGACATAGACTATGCACCTCAGTTGCTTCAAGCTCAACCTATACCTTGGGCTGAAACTGAAGAAAATGACTGGGATTTAGGTCAATTCTTCAGCATTATCAAACGACGATGTTTAGCAATTTTGGGGGTGACAAGTCTTGTAATGGCTGGTGTCGTGACTTTCAGCCTCAATCAAGAGCAGCAATATGAAAGTAAATTTCAAATTTTAGCTGAAGCAGTAAACAGTGAAGATAACGATGTTCCCACAATTATTGAAGGAAATTTCGGCAAATCGGGGCTTGATTATGAAACTCAAATTCAGGTACTTAAAAGTCCTCAATTAATGGCAACAATTGTTAAAGATTTGCAAGCTTCTTATGGAGATATTGACTATGAATCTTTAATGGAGTCTCTTCGCATTATCCGTTTGGGTGAAACGAAAATTATAGAAGTTGCTTACCAAGCTAACGATAGAGCTAAAACTAAAGCAGTATTAGATAAACTTGCTCAAGCTTATTTAAAATATAGCCTGGAAAATCGTCAAACTCATTTACGTCAGGGTATTAACTTTGTAGAAACGCAGTTACCAACTATCCAGGAACGTGTAAATAAACTTCAGAAAGAACTGCAAGAATTCAGACAAAAACAGGATTTTCTCAAGCCAGAAACCCAAGCGGAACAAATTGCCAACCAACTCAAAATATTATCAGAACAGCGAGTCGAAGCCGATAAAAACCTTGCCGATGCTTACTCAAGTTTTAAAAACTTACAAAGTCAACAAGGAGCATTAGCTTTACTGGATGACGCACCCGTATATCAGCAACTCATCGTTCAGTTGCGGCAGGTAGAGTCGGAAATTGCTGGTGAATCAACTCGTTTTCGCGAGAACAGCATTCCGATTCAAAATTTGCGAGAAAAACGCCAAAAACTACTACCATTATTACGTCAAGAAGCGCAGCGAGTTTTGTATATCAAACGCGCCCAAGCAGCTTCAGAATTAGAGAATTTGCAACAGCAAAGTCAGGTGTTAGCAGCAACAGAACAGCAGCTTCAAAAGAAAATTGAGCAATTACCATATATAAATCGAAAATATACTGAATTAATTACAGAATTACAAGTTGCAACTGATAGCTTAAATCGTTTTTTAGCTACTCGTGAAAAACTGCAAGTTGAAGCAGCACAGACACAAATTCCTTGGCAGTTAATTCAAGCACCCGTTTTGCCAGAAGATTCAATATATCCAAGCATTCCGCGTAATTTAATCTTGGGGTTTGTTGCCAGCGCTCTTTTAGGCATTGGCAGTGGATTACTAATTGAAAAGTTAGATACTAGATATCATTCTATTGAAGCTTTGAAGGAAAATCTCAGACTACCGCTTTTAGCAAATATTCCTTTAGAAAAACGATTATCACATAGCCAAAAACAACTCGCTTTTGAAAATAATATTAACGAAACAGTTAACCTATTGCCCCAAAGTACACAAACTGCACAAATTCTCTCCCACCAAGAGACAGCGATTGAAAAAAACAGCAAACCATCCCGATTATCAGAAGCTTTCCGAGTACTGCACGCGAATATTCAATTACTTAGTTCCGACGAGAAAATTAATTCTTTAGTTATCACTTCTGCGATGTCTGGAGACGGTAAGTCTACAGTTGCATTCCATTTAGCGCAAGCAGCTAGTGCAATAGGAAGGCGAGTATTGCTAGTAGATACAGATATGCGCCGACCTGACATTCATAATTTGGCGAGTTTAAACAACCACTATGGGTTAAGTAATCTTATTTCTGGAAACATCAATTTAGAATCAGCGATACAAAAAATATCTTCTATGGCCGGATTATCTGTAATTACCGCAGGTCCAATTCCTCCCGATCCCATAAAACTGCTTTCTTCACAAAAAATGAGGCTGATTACTGAGGAATTGCATTCACAATTTGATTTAGTAATTTATGATACTCCACCTCTGGTAGGTCTCGCTGATGCCAATTTACTTGCACCTTATACGGATGGCGTTGTAGTTGTCACCAGAATACATCAGACAGATCGTTCCGTAATGATGCAAGCTTTAGATAGCTTGAAAATGGCTCGGACAAACGTCTTAGGTATGGTGGTTAATGGCGACAATACTAAAAAGTATTATAGCTATTATTAA
- a CDS encoding glycosyltransferase family 4 protein produces MTKSVKRLKTPFSNRYYEFQDLTQEFVHIGQLIKLSVITQFFPPDYAPTGQLIEELVMHLNEQGVDIEVFTGQPGYAFENKNAPAVETRRGVKIKRSRTTQFWSKRIRGKAINGVLFTLRAALYLISAARRRNIVLLTTAPPFLPVLGYFAHILFGLSYICILYDLYPDIAVALDVVPKQHLLTRLWQAVNKRVLQKASGIIVLSPAMKQQVAANYPQIAHKISVIHSWANTEKIVPLAKEDNWFALRHSLVNKFTVMYSGNMGRCHDIHTMLEAAKYLQHEPIQFVCIGGGAKREQLIREVKRLGLKNFLFLPYQKRQDLPLSLTACDLSLVSVDAGMESLVAPSKLYPALATGRPMAIICPQHSYLKQLIADGDCGQTFENGDSLGLAEYIHKLSKDSVLAHKTGKAARKYVDSYFTAEVISKQYYDVLLQAIL; encoded by the coding sequence ATGACAAAATCCGTAAAGCGATTGAAAACGCCTTTTTCAAATAGATATTATGAATTTCAAGATTTAACTCAGGAATTTGTACATATTGGGCAGTTAATTAAACTTTCTGTTATTACCCAATTTTTTCCACCAGATTATGCTCCTACAGGACAATTAATTGAGGAGTTAGTGATGCACCTGAATGAACAGGGTGTAGATATAGAAGTATTTACAGGGCAACCGGGCTATGCTTTTGAAAACAAGAATGCTCCTGCTGTTGAGACTCGAAGGGGAGTAAAAATTAAACGCTCTCGAACTACACAATTTTGGTCTAAAAGAATTCGCGGTAAAGCTATCAATGGAGTTCTGTTTACCTTACGCGCAGCCCTTTATTTGATTTCTGCTGCTCGTCGTCGCAACATAGTTTTGCTAACTACTGCTCCTCCATTTTTGCCTGTTTTAGGATATTTTGCTCATATCTTGTTTGGACTTAGCTATATTTGTATACTCTACGATCTCTATCCAGACATTGCTGTTGCTCTCGATGTTGTACCAAAACAACATTTACTAACTAGATTGTGGCAGGCTGTCAATAAGCGAGTGTTGCAAAAAGCTTCTGGAATAATAGTTCTAAGCCCAGCAATGAAGCAACAAGTCGCGGCAAATTATCCACAGATAGCCCATAAAATATCTGTCATTCACAGTTGGGCAAATACTGAAAAGATTGTACCCCTTGCCAAAGAAGACAATTGGTTTGCACTGAGACACTCGCTTGTAAATAAATTTACAGTCATGTACTCAGGCAACATGGGTCGATGTCATGATATACACACTATGTTAGAGGCTGCCAAATATTTACAACATGAACCTATTCAGTTTGTATGTATCGGTGGTGGTGCAAAACGCGAACAGCTAATTAGAGAGGTAAAAAGATTAGGGTTAAAAAACTTTCTCTTTCTTCCATATCAGAAAAGACAAGACTTACCATTATCATTGACAGCCTGCGATTTGTCCCTAGTAAGCGTGGACGCAGGAATGGAAAGTTTAGTGGCTCCGAGTAAACTTTACCCTGCTTTAGCTACAGGAAGACCAATGGCAATCATTTGTCCCCAACATTCTTATTTGAAGCAATTAATCGCGGATGGAGATTGCGGTCAAACTTTTGAAAATGGAGATAGTCTTGGTTTAGCAGAGTATATTCACAAGTTAAGTAAGGATAGCGTTTTGGCACATAAAACTGGTAAAGCAGCGCGTAAATACGTAGATTCTTATTTCACTGCGGAGGTAATTTCTAAACAATACTACGATGTATTGTTACAAGCGATTTTATAA
- the cysC gene encoding adenylyl-sulfate kinase: MINKGVTVWLTGLSGAGKSTIARRIESELKARNRQVEVLDGDLIRTWLSQGLGFSKKDRDINVRRVGFVANLLSRNGVIVIAATISPYQDIRDEIRAINKDFVEVHVNAPLEVCEARDVKGLYARARSGEIKGFTGIDDPYEVPVNPEVVCESGKETVEESADKVIRALEELGYLGVRVEYQI, encoded by the coding sequence GTGATTAATAAAGGTGTAACAGTTTGGTTAACAGGTTTGAGTGGTGCGGGTAAAAGTACAATTGCTAGACGTATCGAATCAGAACTAAAGGCTCGAAATCGTCAAGTTGAAGTTTTAGACGGCGATTTAATTAGAACTTGGTTATCTCAGGGACTGGGTTTTAGTAAAAAAGACCGCGATATAAATGTGCGTCGGGTAGGATTTGTGGCTAATTTGCTCAGCCGTAACGGTGTTATAGTAATTGCTGCCACTATTAGCCCTTATCAAGATATTAGAGATGAAATCCGAGCTATTAACAAGGATTTTGTGGAGGTTCATGTTAATGCACCTTTAGAAGTATGCGAAGCCCGAGATGTTAAGGGTTTGTATGCTAGAGCGAGAAGTGGAGAAATTAAAGGTTTTACAGGTATTGATGACCCTTATGAGGTTCCCGTCAATCCAGAAGTTGTTTGTGAGAGTGGGAAGGAAACTGTTGAGGAGAGTGCTGATAAAGTGATTCGGGCTTTGGAGGAGTTGGGTTATCTTGGGGTTCGAGTAGAGTATCAGATTTAA
- a CDS encoding ABC transporter ATP-binding protein has product MVLFTTTASLLEGITLSLAIPLIQSLVNGGVATRGADDSSVIQILIGFFNQFPPEDQLVAIVVSLLVLVVAKGVFRFLADFSLRTLMIKVGRNLRSICIDRFLNLGLTYYSKVKGGDLLSYVNEQAQRCEQLTLHVGSLFSESLIVFSFLVLLCSISWKLTLIATFMLFIIAVSLKSIVANVKTEGKTVSNSIEEFSSSVFELISGIRVIKAYTAERFESEKIEKILQRRFKAEQRAYAGHAAVHPISDSCGMVVLISLIFLGTRVLSDGMVLPLLLTFLLVLLRTFPRINRLNMLRTSLATFGESFQTIQNFLVQTRQPSLIDGNRIFEGLRGQICFESVIFSYVQSNQPVLNQVDLRIPKGKVVALVGESGSGKSTLADLLLRFYDPQEGCVTVDGLDVREFKLESLRQRIAIVNQETFLFNESVIENIRYGNPNASDAEVIEAARQAYAEDFIKKLPQGFETNLGDRGVRLSGGQRQRLAIARAIVRNPEILILDEATSALDSTSEKLVQQALDKVSQNRTVIVIAHRLSTIHQADRIVVMKQGEVIEQGTHEELMSLAGYYRQLNQDQMMLAQ; this is encoded by the coding sequence ATGGTTTTATTCACTACAACAGCATCTTTATTAGAAGGAATAACCCTATCCTTAGCTATTCCTCTAATACAGAGTTTAGTTAACGGTGGTGTTGCAACTAGAGGGGCAGATGATAGCTCAGTTATACAGATTTTAATCGGATTCTTTAATCAGTTTCCCCCAGAGGATCAATTAGTAGCAATTGTTGTTTCCCTATTGGTGCTAGTGGTAGCTAAAGGAGTATTTAGATTTCTGGCAGACTTTAGCCTACGCACATTGATGATAAAGGTAGGGCGCAACTTAAGGTCTATCTGTATTGATCGGTTTCTTAATTTAGGTTTGACTTATTACAGCAAAGTTAAAGGAGGAGACTTGCTTAGCTATGTGAATGAACAAGCTCAGCGTTGCGAACAGCTAACACTACATGTTGGTTCTCTTTTTAGCGAAAGTCTAATCGTTTTCTCATTTCTAGTACTACTATGTAGTATTTCTTGGAAACTGACCTTAATTGCAACATTCATGCTATTTATTATTGCAGTTAGTTTAAAATCTATTGTTGCAAATGTAAAAACTGAAGGAAAAACTGTATCTAATTCGATTGAAGAATTTTCAAGCAGTGTTTTTGAACTGATTAGTGGTATTCGCGTAATCAAAGCTTATACAGCAGAAAGATTCGAGTCAGAAAAAATAGAGAAAATCTTGCAACGACGATTTAAAGCAGAGCAAAGAGCTTATGCTGGACATGCGGCAGTACATCCTATTTCAGATTCCTGTGGGATGGTGGTTCTGATTTCTCTGATTTTTTTGGGGACTCGAGTGCTTTCCGATGGAATGGTTTTGCCTCTGCTACTCACTTTTTTGTTAGTGCTATTAAGAACTTTTCCCCGCATTAATCGCTTAAACATGTTAAGAACTTCCTTGGCCACTTTTGGGGAAAGTTTCCAAACCATTCAAAACTTTCTGGTACAAACTAGACAACCTAGCCTCATCGACGGCAACCGCATATTTGAAGGACTACGCGGTCAAATTTGTTTTGAATCGGTGATATTTTCCTACGTTCAAAGTAACCAACCTGTTTTGAACCAAGTTGATTTGAGAATCCCCAAGGGAAAGGTTGTCGCATTAGTAGGAGAGTCTGGTTCTGGTAAGTCCACCTTAGCAGATTTGTTACTTAGGTTTTATGACCCCCAAGAAGGTTGTGTTACTGTTGACGGCTTAGATGTGCGTGAGTTTAAGTTAGAATCGCTGCGACAGCGAATAGCAATTGTAAATCAAGAAACCTTTCTATTTAACGAATCTGTTATCGAAAATATCCGGTATGGGAATCCAAATGCTAGTGATGCTGAAGTAATTGAAGCAGCGCGTCAGGCATATGCAGAAGATTTCATCAAAAAATTACCCCAAGGCTTTGAAACTAATTTAGGTGACAGGGGTGTACGTTTATCAGGAGGACAGAGGCAACGCTTAGCAATTGCTAGAGCCATTGTACGAAATCCTGAAATTTTAATCTTGGACGAAGCTACTAGCGCTCTAGATAGTACCTCTGAAAAGTTAGTTCAGCAAGCGTTAGATAAAGTAAGTCAAAATCGGACAGTTATAGTCATTGCTCATCGACTTTCAACTATTCATCAAGCGGATCGAATTGTTGTTATGAAGCAGGGAGAAGTAATCGAACAGGGAACTCATGAAGAATTGATGTCTCTAGCGGGTTACTACCGACAATTAAACCAAGATCAGATGATGCTGGCTCAATAA